In Cololabis saira isolate AMF1-May2022 chromosome 4, fColSai1.1, whole genome shotgun sequence, one DNA window encodes the following:
- the LOC133442004 gene encoding claudin-4-like — protein MVSQGIQITAIAMAVIGWVLDIVVCALPMWKVTAFIGANIITAQTVWQGLWMNCVVQSTGQMQCKVYDSMLALQQDLQAARAMTIISILLGVFGLIMSIAGGKCTNCIEDEASKAKTCIVSGVAFIVSGLLVLIPVCWSANSIISNFYNPMLLQTQKFEMGAALYIGWAASALLLMGGGLLCWNCPPKEDQRHYVPKFTPVRSAPASREYGKAPSTSREYV, from the coding sequence atggtgTCTCAGGGGATTCAGATCACCGCCATCGCCATGGCCGTCATCGGCTGGGTGCTGGACATCGTGGTGTGCGCCCTGCCCATGTGGAAGGTGACGGCCTTCATCGGGGCCAACATCATCACGGCCCAGACGGTGTGGCAGGGCCTGTGGATGAACTGCGTGGTGCAGAGCACGGGCCAGATGCAGTGCAAGGTGTACGACTCCATGCTGGCGCTGCAGCAGGACCTGCAGGCGGCCCGCGCCATGACCATCATCTCCATCCTGCTGGGCGTCTTCGGCCTGATCATGTCCATCGCCGGGGGGAAGTGCACCAACTGCATCGAGGACGAAGCCAGCAAGGCCAAGACTTGCATCGTTTCCGGGGTGGCGTTCATCGTCTCGGGGCTCCTGGTTCTCATCCCCGTTTGCTGGTCCGCCAACTCCATCATCAGCAACTTCTACAACCCCATGCTTCTGCAAACGCAGAAGTTTGAGATGGGGGCGGCGCTGTACATCGGCTGGGCGGCCTCGGCGCTGCTGctgatggggggggggctgctgtGCTGGAACTGCCCTCCCAAGGAAGACCAGCGCCACTACGTCCCCAAGTTCACGCCCGTGAGGTCGGCGCCCGCGTCCAGGGAGTACGGGAAGGCTCCTTCCACTTCCAGAGAGTACGTGTGA